In Penaeus monodon isolate SGIC_2016 chromosome 43, NSTDA_Pmon_1, whole genome shotgun sequence, one DNA window encodes the following:
- the LOC119568124 gene encoding probable ATP-dependent RNA helicase ddx42, translating into MKALVVVALAAATVGQQFQQQRQYDTAVRLATPGYFQQGGSFTSPSFRNTNGRLQGDSFQNSFQTATSDSNSFRQSGLFQNSNQLQRNADTNRNQFQTTSFQQSSFDSNAFQQNSGSPFQQNSNAQSGNSFQSGSNQFDSDNRFQTSFINQNSNNRFQSAFNNQDSNNRFQSTFNNQNSNNRFQSSFKNQDSNNRFQSSFNNQNSNNRFQSTFNNQDSSNRFSQNSQASSFLRSGSSIDSSVNSVSGVFEPLNLPSGASFLLGSISSSFNCLDRPYGYYADQDNSCRVFHVCNPALFSNGAVETYQYSFMCGEGTVFDQKELACVTESSAIPCQESSNYFYTNEQFGRPEDKAL; encoded by the exons ATGAAGGCTCTCGTTGTTG TGGCGCTGGCAGCTGCCACCGTCGGCCAGCAGTTCCAGCAGCAAAGGCAGTATGACACTGCCGTCCGCCTTGCCACTCCCGGATACTTCCAACAGGGCGGAAgcttcacctctccttccttccgcaACACGAATGGCCGACTGCAAGGCGATTCCTTCCAGAACTCTTTCCAAACTGCCACTTCAGACAGCAACAGCTTCCGTCAGTCTGGACTCTTCCAAAACAGCAACCAGCTCCAAAGGAATGCTGACACCAACCGCAACCAGTTCCAGACTACTTCATTCCAGCAGAGTTCCTTCGACTCGAATGCCTTCCAGCAGAACAGCGGAAGTCCATTCCAGCAAAACTCAAATGCTCAGTCTGGAAACAGCTTCCAGTCAGGTTCCAATCAGTTTGATTCTGACAACCGATTCCAGACCAGCTTCATCAACCAGAATTCCAACAACAGATTCCAGTCTGCCTTCAACAACCAGGACTCCAACAACCGATTCCAGTCCACCTTCAACAACCAGAATTCCAACAACCGATTCCAGTCCAGCTTCAAAAACCAGGATTCCAACAACCGATTCCAATCAAGCTTCAACAACCAGAATTCCAACAACCGATTCCAGTCCACCTTCAACAATCAGGATTCCAGCAACCGCTTCTCTCAGAACTCTCAGGCCAGTTCCTTCCTCCGATCCGGTTCGTCGATCGATTCCTCCGTTAACTCCGTCAGTGGCGTCTTCGAGCCTCTGAACCTTCCCTCTGGTGCTAGCTTCCTGTTGGGGAGTATCTCGTCCTCCTTCAACTGCCTCGACCGTCCCTACGGCTACTACGCTGACCAGGACAACTCATGCCGTGTCTTCCACGTGTGCAACCCAGCACTCTTCTCCAATGGCGCCGTCGAAACCTACCAGTACAG CTTCATGTGCGGTGAGGGAACCGTGTTCGACCAGAAGGAGCTGGCTTGCGTAACGGAGTCGTCCGCCATCCCCTGCCAGGAATCCTCCAACTACTTCTACACCAACGAGCAGTTTGGACGCCCCGAAGACAAGGCACTTTAA